CTTCTCCATcatctttttattcataaTCTTAGCCGCATACATTCTATGAAAATTTGGTCAGCAAACAACtcgaatttaaaatatacttACTTGTTAGTTTCGATATGAACGGCTTCACGAACCGTCGCATATGTTCCGCCTCCCAAAACCCGACCGACACGATATTTGCAAGGTAATAGTTGTTTCTGATCCACCGTAGCCTTTGGAGCACCGTCTTTCAAGGCCGAGGTGTTTGGTTTGTATGTTTGCTGCATAGCTGTAAAGAATCAATAGATGAATTATTCCAATGCCAACGAAGGTAAACGTAAAAGGTTTCTCTTAATGTAAATTATTGTATTGTTAGATGGTGCCATAAACAATTCTGTACTACAGAATTCTTTTATGAAACCAAAAATGTAAAGGTatgtaaatgaaaaaaatcccGTAGAAacaataaagaaaatattatttgcGCGAAGCAGGCTGTTGAGTTAAACGGTGGTTCAATAACAGAATGATCTAAGCAGCGCAATGACTGTCCACCAACTTATGACAATAAGTGCTTAGCCTCAACTTGTAAATATggaaaaatttggaaaaggtATATTGAAATCCTCGGATTTAACAGGATATTGATATTGAATGTACCCGAATAGTATTGATGAAGATAACAAGAAAACCAGCGTCTGATAAATACCGTCCAACTGATTTGCAATTGCAAAACCAGTAGTCTGCAGTATAGTCATAAATCCTGGTAATTCCCAATCGGTTCAGTAATTTCCGTACCTATTTTCCTCTTCTAAGAGAAAACAAGATCAGAAAGATCAAAATTACAATTAGCGTATTGAAACCACCAAACACTGTAACAATGCAACacaattatttaaagaattgaatttaattatacAATCCTTAAAAAATCGCAGTTTTATGAGCAATTGGCAAAACGCGAACTGCTTGAAATTTCGCTGATATTACCAGCTCATGAGAGTTAAGTAGATATAACAAGCCATCATGGCGAATATTGGTCACTAACGTATACCGTAATAATGCGCTATCCCATGCATTTTAGTTTGTTTAAATACAGTAAGCGTATTAACAACATAGAACAGAATACGAAAAGGTAACCACGTAACAAAGATTCATACTGTAACAAAAATTGTGAAAAACAGACTGAGTGTAAATTGAGCTAATAAAATCGATTTTGAATGATTACTTTTATAATCTTTTCCATCTTGGAAGAGGTATTTAGTTATTTGAGAAAGAACCGAACTACCTTCTGAAAGGAATACCATACATTTTACAATAGCAGTGAGTATGGTATGTTAATTTCTCATATGCTTCTTGTATGATAGTTAGTCGAAATGTATTGGAGATAATGTTGAAGAagtaaatagtaaaaaatgcGCATGCATGCTTGACTCCATTTGTTCTACAGTACTTTACCCTTGCTATGATATAAATTCAAAGTATCGGTTTAAACAGACGAAACCAATAAGGGTTTAAACTCACATGGGTTTTTGAAGGAAGATGAGTCTACAATGTAAACTATTCAACTCTTAAATAACACTTTTTGATAAATCGCGATATAGCCAAAAACTAGAAGAACCCTAAGTAACTTCTTCTTATTAAGGTATAAAACAAGTTTTCTACATTGCGAATAACGAATAGAGATGAATGCATTAATTCTaacattgaaaataatatagTCGATCCTTTGGATTCCAAATAAATTATGAAAACcatttaaatcattaattaaaaataaattatgaGATGGATGCAATAAAAACCTGAAATTAATCAATAACCTTGAACCATCTTTGTAGGTGCCTTCcctaaaaagaaatctatTAATGGAAAATTGCTCAACAGCACTAACGGAATTAAACCTGCAAGCATACCAAATTCTGAGCTAGACTCAATGTAACccaatttcttcatctcCGACAGTGCAGCCACCTCAAGTTTTTCGCTCACAGCTTGTTTATCCCTACAGCCTAAAAACATGGTTATACTCTTTTCTGTCTCGAAAGAAGGGGTCAAGGTTGCAGGTTGAATAAGTTCATGAAGACAACTCAAAAGTGAGTttaaatttccaaattttaCTACATTAATCCTCGACCGAACACTATCTGTTACATCAGATAATCTCAAATCGAGTTTCGTATGTGTTTGAGAAGGAATAAAGGTCTGAGAATGCTGGTCTGTTGTAAATCCGTTTGGCTTAGTTATTTTTCGAATGTTTTTTCGAAGTTTCGGCCATACCTTAAAAGCTGAGTCATTATGCTTGCTTAACAGCACTTCACTTGTGTAAACGACATTAGGCAATGACGTCGCATAATCATCTTTATAGAATTCATCATATGTGTAAATATAGGCTATACTCGTCTCTTCATACAAAAACTTAAGTAAAAGCTCCAATGCaattaaatcattttcagTACCCAAATATATGAGAATTACAACCTTGCTTCTTTCATATGTAGagcctttttctttcacaCTAATCTCAACCTGATCAAAGGACTTCTTGTCCTTTTCTAATTGTTCAAAATCATTCTTCGGTGAACCATACTCAGTACTACGTATGATAGgcctaatttttttcactgATAAATTGTGAGGATTACGTGTGAAAAATACTCCAACTGGGATCCGGGCCATCTTTATTAAAGGAATCAACTCATCCaaagatttaaaagaatCACCCAAAGCTAAGCGGATGGAACTCAAAGACAGAGGAGAAGAAGAGCTCTCATTCtcaattgttttataaTCCTTCAAATAGGGCATGATCAAAATGTTTGAAGAAGACTTCTTCAACGTCTCAAGAACCACATTGTAATAACCAGTTCCACTCACTAGCAAGGCATTGCTTTCGtactcaaatttttttatttttacaaacgTTTCAAACAATCCCATTAGtgcttcattttcaacCTTATTATCGACCTGTGAGGCCCTCAATAGATTTGAAGTACGAGAATCAACAAAAAGTGTCCAAATACTATGAATAATTATTTGAGGCAGATGTAGACAGCCACTCACTTTATCACGGTTCTCATAAATATGTTGTATAAATATCATAGCAGCAGAAGCATCCAATGGATGATTGATTAAAAAGGAGAGTCGAGTCGGCAATTCTGGAAGATACTGCACAAGCTCTTCGGAACTTTCAATAGAATTGTCATCATGTTCACTTTTAGTGAACCGCAGAAAGAATTTAGTCATAGGGGTGGTGACAAATGTCGTTATAACAGCCATAAACACAAACATGGAGAAAATTGTTTCATTCAATATTCCAGTTGAGAGACCGATGTTCAAAACAATCAATTCAACAAGGCCCTTACATGACATTAACGATCCAACGACTAGTGAATCCGACCATGGCATTTTGAGAATCCGAGCAGCAAGCATACTAGATCCCATTTTAGAAGCTATGGCAACACATATTGTTCCAATCGTGTATCCCCATATTTTCCCAGTGTTAAGCGTAGAAATATTTGTCTTCAATCCTGAACTAGCAAAGTAAAGTGGTagaaacaaacaatttACTAAATCTTCTATCTTTTCTGTGATCTTAACGGTTAAATCGTTTTCATGGGGTATAATGGTACCGACAAGAAAACCACCGAAAATTGGATGAATGCCGATAATGTCGGTGAAGAAAGCAGAAACAAGGACCATTGATAAAACAATGCATATAAAAGACTCAGATGGTTTATCCTTTAAGGACCTGGTTTTAACTGCTAATAAGTATACAAGCGGTTTTATCGctatgaaaagaaaaaggcaCCACCCCAAAGCGAGCAGTAGTATATATACAGCTCGAACACCGGAGCCACTATTTACCAAAGTAACTGACAATGCTAATAAAATCCAGCCGATAACATCGTTACCAATGCCAGCACTAAGAACGATTACGCCGACCCGTTTATGTAATAAGTGCAATTCTGAAAGGATGCGGGCCAGCACAGGAAAAGCGGTAATTGACATAGCTGTGCTAATAAAAAGTAGAAATTTACCAAATTCAAATTCTCTAGTTGTAAATTTGTATAGGCCTGCGGATATTCCAGCTCCAGCCCCAAAAGGAATGACAATACTGAAGACCGTCACCAGAAGAGTCACTTtgtaatttaaaacaagGACACGAAGATCAACCTCCATTCCTataacaaaaagaaagagtaCCAAACCAAGATTAGAAACCAAGTTAAGTGGACCCATAGAACTAGTTGGAAAAATGTAATCCAAAAACTTTGGAATCCTACCCATCACAGTAGGACCAAGCACAATTCCACCTATACTGTTGTTCTGTTAACAACTATAGAAACCAAAAAGTAGGTACAGGAAGCTTCTCTTTTTCGAGTGATAAGAAATACTGCCCTGATTGACAACTTTCTTATCGTGCCAATCTGAGAAATTATAAAACATctattaactttttaaaagcttctTTCTTACTTCCGATATCACTTACATCTCCGCAATTACTCTTGGCTGCTGTAGAAAAGACAGAGGAATATGAATCAGTCGACATAATGCAATAATAATGATTGCCTAAAGTTgttattataaaatttccCATTAAATGAGACATACCTGTACGATGAACAAAAGCAATGGGTCCGATGCACTGTAGACAACGACATTATCGCCGTCAAATATGCTTTGCGTTGACATGCCTAACAGCGGATTAGTTGTTATATGAACAAACCGATTgatatttgaaatataGTCATTGATGCACCTACTGCTATATTCGATTATATGCGAGTTAAGATAACTTCAATCGACTTAagtttgcaattttttatgaacCCTAACACACATTGCATATAGTAATGGCGAGGTGCTAGTTGCTTAGTGGTAAGTTTTTACAGCAATATACCCTCGTGTTTTTAgcgaataaaaaattgagacTTATTAACATGCTATGagtttaatttattttaggTAATGTAAGTTGTGAGACACAAACGGAAccttcaaatttaaaaactgaCAAACACCGTCTTAGGGACGGCGAACTCGGGTACCAATTTTATAAGTGTAGCGGATTTACTAATAGAAAGCAGAAACctattgaatattttttaataaatgcAGTACTTTTTGATGAACCGTCATGGTTCCTTTCCTCTAATATGAGCGATTGTTAAAAGTACCCCACAAAACTTTCATATAAGATACTCGAAATTATTTAAACGtgtataaattttatattgcttctctaaaaaataaaagaaaattgaaaatattaacatTAGCAGCATATCAGaagaaacaagaaaaagtaatCTTTAGAATACGACACAAATCTGCAAGCAATTAAGGTATTACAGAAATccataaaaaattccaaatccTAATTAATGccaaattttctaatacAGACTTGTTTATCGACACCCAAAAGAAAGTGTTACTTGTAACAACgatttcgatttttttcaataaagtATCGAGAAAAGCAGCATAATCGGAATGAATATGCTaacgttttaaaaaaactataGCATATTCATTGGATGAGGTTATAAAGGGCTAAAAGTTAACATACAGCCTACGGCCTGTGACGTTGTCAAAAGTTGCGCagtgaaatt
This portion of the Schizosaccharomyces pombe strain 972h- genome assembly, chromosome: I genome encodes:
- the kha1 gene encoding potassium ion/proton antiporter Kha1, which gives rise to MSTQSIFDGDNVVVYSASDPLLLFIVQAIIIIALCRLIHIPLSFLQQPRVIAEIIGGIVLGPTVMGRIPKFLDYIFPTSSMGPLNLVSNLGLVLFLFVIGMEVDLRVLVLNYKVTLLVTVFSIVIPFGAGAGISAGLYKFTTREFEFGKFLLFISTAMSITAFPVLARILSELHLLHKRVGVIVLSAGIGNDVIGWILLALSVTLVNSGSGVRAVYILLLALGWCLFLFIAIKPLVYLLAVKTRSLKDKPSESFICIVLSMVLVSAFFTDIIGIHPIFGGFLVGTIIPHENDLTVKITEKIEDLVNCLFLPLYFASSGLKTNISTLNTGKIWGYTIGTICVAIASKMGSSMLAARILKMPWSDSLVVGSLMSCKGLVELIVLNIGLSTGILNETIFSMFVFMAVITTFVTTPMTKFFLRFTKSEHDDNSIESSEELVQYLPELPTRLSFLINHPLDASAAMIFIQHIYENRDKVSGCLHLPQIIIHSIWTLFVDSRTSNLLRASQVDNKVENEALMGLFETFVKIKKFEYESNALLVSGTGYYNVVLETLKKSSSNILIMPYLKDYKTIENESSSSPLSLSSIRLALGDSFKSLDELIPLIKMARIPVGVFFTRNPHNLSVKKIRPIIRSTEYGSPKNDFEQLEKDKKSFDQVEISVKEKGSTYERSKVVILIYLGTENDLIALELLLKFLYEETSIAYIYTYDEFYKDDYATSLPNVVYTSEVLLSKHNDSAFKVWPKLRKNIRKITKPNGFTTDQHSQTFIPSQTHTKLDLRLSDVTDSVRSRINVVKFGNLNSLLSCLHELIQPATLTPSFETEKSITMFLGCRDKQAVSEKLEVAALSEMKKLGYIESSSEFGMLAGLIPLVLLSNFPLIDFFLGKAPTKMVQGY